CGCTTGTTGTAATTTAACCATTTACCCTTCTGCTAGCACAACTGAGAGACACCTTCTGCACCTGTAGATCAGTTTTGAGAGCTTTCAACCATTTTCAGAGCTGCTCACAGCCTGCTTAATATGTTGAGGAAACCAGCAAGTGAGGAAATAGTTGATAAACCTTACCCTGAAACATTCCAGCATTTATGTTGCTTCATCACTGAACCTTTTCAAGCACACAAAGACAGCGCAATGGCATCCATTTAAGATCAGTGGAGTAAGAATGCTGCATTGGTAGTATCTTCTCCCAATATTTAGCAAGTTTTTACAACAAATACTTAAAACCCACGGAACATTTGGCAAAATTACTCAATACTAAGAAAATATTATCCTTAGGCTAGAGACCACGTAACAAAACCAGACACCATAacgaaagaaaaaaaagccaaagagtTTTGCAAAAGCTCTGTAAGTTAAAACCTAGCACAGAATTCCTCCTTGAAAATCAAGTAAAGCAATGAGGCCACTCCGTTATTTAAAGCCATTTTATCTATTGGGGTAGTCACTTTACATCATACCAAAAAGACTGTGTAACGAATACAAGTGTCAAGAATCAGATTTTTATGGCACAAAAGGAAAGTTTCCATTAACCTGCTCTCAAGAGTTGTTAAATATGCTATTGAAGACGAAGAAACTAAGGCTACCACAAAATAATATCTGCGTTGACGATGTTAGTCTTTAATTCAGCTCCTTCACTGATTCCTCCAGtccaaaggtgaaaaaaaatctccccgTTAGTTTGTCTCAGTGATTTATTCTGGATGAAAAGATTCTTTTCCTATATCTGACACCAATTTCTGTTCTTGTTTATACTGTTATTCCAAGTACACATACACTTTAACGTTGTACCTTACAATGTATGGAATTTAAGATTAAAATAATACTCTACTCTTAACATAACCTCTTCTATCATGTAAAAATATTCTACACGTTTAACATATCGAGAATGTTAAGCATTCGCTTTGGGGAAAAAGACTATTTGACGTATTTTTCAGTACAGACCCGACCGTCAAAACCTTTGCATTCACGGATCCCTGTGAAGTTGGGTGTCACCCAGTGTTCACCTTCTGCAACTGCAGCTCGACCACGGCAGTCGCGAGGCAGAAGAGCTGCGCACACCAGAGTCTTCAACAACTGCACATTTGTGATGCTGCTTACTTTGCTTCTCCCCTACCCCTCCACCGTGGCAAATTTACACCTTTGAAACGATGAATGTTTTAAACTATCAAAATCAGTATAAAAATAGCAGCATGCTACTAGACATGAAAAGCAGATCCATCATGCATTATGAGTTGCAATGTAGATCTCTGCCTTCCTTTTAATATTATCAAAATCTTTTTCAAGTGAACGTTGAGGCAAGGGGTTTAAGGACAGACACTGCATAGTATGATTTGGTGCTGATCTGAACTGGGCATCTGTGTTTAATCAGAATCCATGACAATTACAGGGcaaagaatttttatttcaaaatacaagTTTAACTGGAATTGTAGTGACGAAAgcagaagagggggaaaaaatgcagtcTTTTACAGCCCATGTCACTGTATCTCACTTACATCCAGAGGTAAAAGCTCTAATTGGTGAAGAGACAAGATATTTGTGGCATTTCATTGAACCTTTGTGATAATCCAGCATTATCcatttctaaagaaatataaatactttaaacaaacactgaaaataaatccttttgATGTAACAAACTACACTCTTTACCGAGAATTTTCAGTCTTCTTAAAAGAAAGGGACTTCACCCAAAAAATAATCGAAATATCAATGTAGAACAATCCTTGGAGGAAAAAAGTCGGAATGTAAACCTCTGTTCCAAATTAGATCTGAAAAGCAAGAACACCACACCATTTATTTAATCCAAGTGCATTTTTCATCAAACAACTCGGTCTTTAAGCTATTTCAACGGTTCAGCAGGACACTTCCTGAACTCAGTACAATGTTTTGCCTCAGCTCATACCCTGCCTTCTTAAGATGTGAACAAGTGCTCCAATCCCACTCCCCCACAATTACTGTTATgatactagatgatctctaaaggttccttccaaccctaccattctatgatactatggtTTTGCAGGTGAGCAGCTTGGCCAATATAATTACGCATAAATAGTACAGACATAAATGATCCTATGTTTCTCAAAATCAAAACCCCATTGAAGGGCAACTTCATTAAGTAGCGAGCAATTTGGTGGCAAAATCAACAATTTTTTAACCATTCTTCCGACATGAACAACAAAGTCAAAGTCCCACCAAATCTCTCATGTTAACTCTAATCTTCACACTTCACTCCACATAGACTAGGATGATTATTCACATTTTGTCTCTTTatgtcttgtctttttttacAAGCATGATGATGTTATACTGCATAGCTGACAGAAGTTTGAAAACAATCACAGCTGCTCACATAAAAACCATTATCCCCCACAAAGATCCATTAGTCTGCAGATGTCATTATTTCACTACTCCTACAACTACTCTTCACTTGGACATCTTATAATAGTCTCATTATTAAAAGCACACTAGGAAGTGTTTCTAGCTTCAATCTGCTAAATTTTCCCTAAGCTCAACCACTACCAGGTCCAAAGTGCAATTTTcaaaagtctggagaaaaatTCATGAAGATTttggtattttaaaaacatttcatctAATGCATCATCCACGGAGAACCTCCAACTCAAAATAATGTGCATATTTAAAGAGAATTGGTCATATTACCAActtggagagagaaagaactaaaaagatgaagaattaaACCATAATAATACACTTAGAACAGTCTATCCAGTTAAGCTAAGTCACTGGCTCACTAAGTTACTACTTATCCTCTCAGCCAGTTGACCCTGCACACATTCATCTCTCAACTGCAAAACGAAGGGCCTCCtcttaaaaaacatttcacaatGTATTCTCCTTCTGCAATTTACTCTATCATTTGAGTTGTAACAATGTTACTACAACAGTTAAACAGTGTGCACAGTCAGTTACTATGGCTTGGTGACAAGCAGTAACAACTGACACTATAAATTCAAGATGATGGTTAACTTTAGTAACTACAGAGATGCAAGTTTTTATGTAGACAAAAATGGAGAtgtaaagtatttctttttagaaaaaacacacaaattCCTTGGGTATTTCTGTAGTTATTAGATAGTGAGGTTGTTAAAACTACAGACGAATCAGAACGGTGAAACCCACCCATGTTCATGCAATTTACCAAAACACCTACATAACCTGTGACCTGTTTCAGTAGCTGGTGTCCCATGCAGTTTGCATCAGCAGTTTAGGGCTCACCCTGCCTCGACCCAAGTAGCCACAGTTGCCCTAGATGTCTCAAGAACTGACCCACCAATACCTACCTGTGCCTGCTCCCCAAGAGGTCTTTCTAGCCTACTGCGTGAGGGACACAACCTGTTGCTCTGTGAAACCTTCCTAGATCCTATTTTGCCTTCTACCATGAGCTTGCTGCAAGGAGCTGACACTTCAGAGAGCAGTACTGGGAGCTTCATTCAGTACCTTCAGTACAAATTCAGTACAGCTGCATCCACATATGTGGCCACTAACTCATGTAACAGcatctcctcacacacacacacgtatgtGTGTACACGCACAGCCATTTGCGTGGAGGCTGCTATGTAACTCTAGGTTTTGGGGGTCAAATGGCTTTGAATTTCTCTGAGGCACCTTAAAGATAATGAGAAGACTGCTCTCCATGCACATTTTTCAATGACACTAAGCACGCTGTTTGCTTAGAGGCCAGCTAGAGGATGACTGtaggacagaagagagaacaGGAAGCTGACGTGCAAATGGCCACACCACTTTCTGAAGCGGTCCCTGAGAAGGTGAGCTACTTTCAACACCTACATATTATTTGACTTGTTTAAAACAAGGTAAATGAGCTTATCCTCAAAGAGGACACCTTCAAGCATATGATACAAAAAAACATGTTTACCACTTACATCGTCAATGTCTTCATCATCATCTCCAATATCATCAAACTGGATTTCATCATCATCTCCAGGACCAAATGTGTCTGTTTCATTGATTTTAGCTAAAAAGGAATTTAGAGAAGTTCAGGAGCGCACTCACACTGAGTCAAGACAGACTAAATTTTCTTGTCCAATATGAACTTCCAATTTGAAGTGAGAAGATTCTTACCATGTTCTGGAAGCTCCCCATATGCTTTCAGACTTCTGGCTTCATCTGCATTGTACTTTAGAATAACATCAGCCTTGTTATCCTAAATAAGAATTTATTAGGATTTATTAGTcatctgtgaaggaaaaaaatctccatatTCACCATGGCAGATTAACAGCTATATGATACatagaaaaatatcttcttcctctttcccctctagctcttttaaatgtgaagaaaaaaaatgctcattTGTAGAATGTCTTAGAAtggtttcagttggaaaagatctttaagatcattgagcccacccactaacttcacactgccaaacccaccactaaaccatgtcccacagcacctcatctacatgccTTTGAAATATCTCCAGGTTATGGtgacaccatctccctgggcagcctgtgccagtccCTAATAACCTTCTCTGTgcaaaagttcttcctaatgtccaatctaaacctcccctggtacaacttgaactacttccttgtgtcctattgttcattactggagagaagagattgatccccacctcactacaacctcctttcaggtagttgtagaggtGATCATGTCTTCATTTCTTCTGGGCAGTAACTTAATTTTCTATGATAAGTGATTTGAGACGTTCAGTTTAATGCCTTTgaaattcatcttttttttagaGAACACAGGTAGTGAGGTGTTTGGTGGTCAGTCAGAAAGTGTCAAAACCTCCTAGATTTAAGTAGTTCAATGTGTGCAGTAAATGACAGTATCTTAAATGTTTTACAGCTTTAATGTacatttcagaagcagaatCTATCTTTAAACTGATGACAGAACACTAAAAACCATGAAGAAGCATTTACCTAATGAAAATTTGACAACGGTTCTCCAGTAATCTTTACTTTAGGTAAAATAATGCTGCTCTGTTTTTGGAAATTTAAGTAGAAATTATTCACTGACCAATTGGCCTCTTACGGTAAAAGTCTAAACATCAAAGCTCCAAAATTCTGATTACCAAAAATTCTTATAATCGCAACAAAACATCTGGTGCTTGGCTCAACTGTGCTTGTATCACAGGACTGAAGCATCAAACAGctacatttgaaaaaaagtcAGGAGTGATGCCAATAAGCACCTTCACTCACAAAGTCTCAAGGTGTAACCTGCAAGAACAAGTTGAACCAGAATTTGTCATCTACTCCTGACAATCCTTCTGTAATATGTGGAAACTAAAAGTCATGATTTAGTGACTAAATATAAActtaaagaaagtaaaaatagcaatttcCCCATGGTATCTGCTGCAATTTAATATTAAACAAAGCTGTTTCCAAGATATTCTTCATTGGAAAATGAAACTGGATTTTTACCTGGTAGTCTCTTAAGCCAACCAATATAATATCAGATGTATTTATccaaacctgaaagagaaaagatacGTTATACTTTAGGCATTCCATCTCTGTTATATAACACAAGAGTAAAACAGCACATACAGGTTTACTGAGCTATGAAATGTCTCACTATAGCCACCATTTTCACCATTTTTGATCCAAGAATAAGTAGAAATATACAATTTTATATTTCAACAGTGAAAACAAGGTCATAAATACTCAAAGATGTTTTATTTCACATATTGTGGAGCTATTACTAAGGTAAATCAAACTTCTTTGAAGAAGAACCAACTAGGTGGTTTTAAGCCGTAActtctgagaaaagaaaaatactacatGAGCCCACCACTCTTGCATGCTGAGGTCCACCGGGGCaacaatggaagaaaaatctgaCAAAGGGTGTAATGGACAAACACATTGAAGGccacaagaaaataaacagagatGTATCTAGTAACTGACTATGCTAATCAGTCAAAGCAAAGTCAGAAGTCTTCAAAACAGGAGATGGCAACTTAAATGTACAAGACAGTCCTATTCCCATTCAGTTctacatttcctttcttttaggCATGAGGAATAGATAAGTGATGCTTTCTGTAGCAAGAAATTAATTCTGCAGCACCCAGCATTTATCTGTGTACACTCTCATTACCTTCAACAGTTTATTGCAGTGTACTGCAAGGAGCTAGAAGGGCTCACAATGGTACCAAGACATGTGCATTCACCAGTCTCCAAAAAGATAGGTGGAACAATCCAGAGCAAACACAGTGAACATCTAGTTTTATTGTGAACAGACTGTCTGAGAGGACCTCCTCTATACTTTACACCAGCAGGGGTTAGAAAGCTGTAACATCTGACAAGGGCAAGAGGGGACATCATCCGAAGATGGTCAAGTCGAGAGCACAAACATGCGTGCCCAACTTCTCTGAAGGTACAAACTTTCACAGATGACCTTTGTATGGAAGTATTTGGGGAACAGATGAAGTGGGAAAAGGAATGATGGCACCTGAGGTGTCTGCGGCTCACAAACTGCCCTTATTGAACTGTTCTCAGGCAAGTCACACAGTGAGAAGATGATAATTATTCAGTTCCTCCCCAGATCAAACCAAGTGGGGTATCCAGCCTTGATTCTTATTGGCTTTGGGAAGCACCATCCAAAAATGGTGGCTTTGGACAACCCTCTTACACCCGTGTTTTCCTACACTGAGTGTCAATCTTCATGTTAACAGAAGTTCTCTTGCTAAGCTAAGTACAGATTTAATCTCAGATATAACATGCTGATTTTCCAAACAGTCATCAAGTTCAGCATCTACAATTAGGGAGCATCATAATATTTCCTATATATGTAATTTTCTAGCATACGAAAAACTAATGTTTCATAAGCAGATAAAAAAACTATCCCTTGAAATATATACCTCGAAAGGCAGCCTTCCAACTACAAGCTTCACACAAAAGTCAACAGAATGCCTATTTGTGTGCCAGCAAACTCGTTTACCATCTAAAAAGCAATTTGACATATTACATACAGCAGAAACATTAACTTTTGTAATGAGCTACACCTGTCAGTTTCTACAATTACATATAACACAATTCTCTATTGTCAAGCTTCAGAATTACCTTTTTTCTTAGTTTCCCTCTAATATGACATAACCTCTTCACACCATCAAAACATAGTGCCTCCAGTCTTCCATTGCCTAACATCTTGATCACCTGGGCATATTCTGAAAGAGATggtaaaacacagcaaaacttCTAAATAAATATGGCTTCAGGAAACAAGCAGAAACTTTTGCCACTGTGGCCAAAATTTGCTGAAACATTTTATCCCACATGAACATCTCAGAGGAGTTTTGACCAGCCACAAAGGCTGCTGAACGTGTCACAGTTCTCATATCCTTATTGACGGTAATGTTTTCAAACACTGCTCCTTCCTGGTTGCAGCCATGCTTTTGTTCCCTCTGAAACACTCACTACAGGAAATTTTTAGAGCTATCAAGTCACACTCATAGAGTTTGAACGACAGCATCACAGCACCTGTCTTTAACAGACAAGAATCTCACGCTATCGAGTcaagagcagaaagcagcacatCCCGTGCAGCCCACTGATACTGAATCCCTTCTGCGGACActccatgggaaaaaaaatagatactcTTCTTGAAAGGACACATTCTGGTGTTCTCAGAAACCTTCTGAAAGGGAAGTACCAGGCTTCAGTTGAAAACTACAAAGCTTCTCTCCAACATCCACCCTCAATCTTTCACCTTGGATTTGATCTCATTCCATCACCAGAAATTACTAGTGAAGTACTTCACGCACACTATTAAGTTTGCAACATGATGTATTACTGTTTAACTGAATACAGCTTGTAAGAATTATAACCTCATTATTATAAAGCTTGTAAGACTTATAATACTATTTATGTGACCACACATActtgccaggaaaaaaacaacttttaatCAGCCAGAGCTGTATTTCGATATTTTGAAAACCTTTCCTTAGCTCAAGTGCAACAAACCACACATGACTATAACTGAGAATAATGTTTGATTAAGTAGGTTTTCCTTGGGAGTTGAAGAGGACTGTAAGTTTTATAGATGCATAAAAAGCAACTCCTTTTTTGCTTACCACTGTCACAGAATATCAAAGCTTAAAAATTAGTTCAGTGGTGTCTTCTTCTACAGTGATTTAACTCAGCACTCTTCCTGTATTTCTAACAAATCAACTGATTAATGGGTCACTACACAAGTACTCTCGTATGTGAGCAATCACAAAAGTATGACACACAAGGCAGGGTAAGCCAAAAGGGAGGGGATGACATCCCAGTCATCATCTTCCAGATGGACACTCCTGTGGCTTACTTTACTGGACAACAGCCAAGTAAGGACCTTACCTATTGCTGCCGTTTTAATAATTGTTAGAGACATCCCAACGCAGGAACCAATTCAACCAAACCAGTCTCCTtgtctagaggttttcaaacctgcctggatgtgtttccatgtgacctgatctcctag
Above is a window of Colius striatus isolate bColStr4 chromosome 1, bColStr4.1.hap1, whole genome shotgun sequence DNA encoding:
- the EIF1AX gene encoding eukaryotic translation initiation factor 1A, X-chromosomal yields the protein MPKNKGKGGKNRRRGKNENESEKRELVFKEDGQEYAQVIKMLGNGRLEALCFDGVKRLCHIRGKLRKKVWINTSDIILVGLRDYQDNKADVILKYNADEARSLKAYGELPEHAKINETDTFGPGDDDEIQFDDIGDDDEDIDDI